The Nymphaea colorata isolate Beijing-Zhang1983 chromosome 7, ASM883128v2, whole genome shotgun sequence DNA window CAGCTGCATGCATAGATGTTTGAATCGTGTTCAAAAAGGTGAATTGTTGTTCAGTGATTTTCTGAAATTTGTGTTGAGGGATGTTCCACGATAATTTCTTTATTAATGCTTTTTGATTCTGgcgattttcttttccttttcaaaaatttctccTCGTTAATCTTTCTACTCTGATGTATGAAGAGTGTGTGATGTTTGTCGATGTGCGTCTTGTAACCATCAACATTTAATGGTGAATACCGTGAATTAGACGTTCTTTGTATTTGTTTCCATGGCATAAAAAACTTTCCTGAGGTATATTTCATGGCTACTTCTCCATGATTCAACCAGTTCATGCTAAGTCATAGTTATTAATGCCATTCATTCTACATAGACAATTGGAAAATTGTCAGACAGATGAATTGTCCTAACATCTTCACTATATTTTGAACACTCTGTATTTGAAGCATGTTGCTGTTTAGATAGTTGGATACATATCTTTTTTATAGTTATAAAGGTTCACAAACTGTTTTAAGAGGCTTCTTGTCTGCATTATCAGTTtatagaaactaaaaaaaagttgtaaCTCTTTATCGCTTGTAAAATTCCTCGTGAGGTATTTGTCTTGTAAATGTCTCAGTTGTTCCATATTCTTGGACTCTTTCTTTTCACATTCTTCAAGGTGGTGCAGTTATTTGTGACAAGTCTCAGAACTTCATTAGGATGTTTTAACTACTTTCATATTATAACCACCTGTAATACAGGATTTCAGAATGGCTTTTGCTAGTAAGATCGGCAATCTACTGAAACAAACTGTAAGCAGACATGTTGGATCTGGAACATCTTCCCCTGCAAATCCATCATTATTTCAGGCTCTACGTTTCATGTCATCTTCAAAATTGTTTGTTGGAGGTACAcattttccccttcttttttctttcgtACATCAATAGTTGGTGGATATGTATAGACTGGTCTTTGTGTGCATTTATTGGATACCTGGTTAGACAGGGAAGTAGCCCATCTCAAGTTATAAATTTGTTAGTTCCAAGAATAGTCATAAATATCATTAACGGGCTTTAATCAGCAAGGTTTTCCTTGGGTATTTTTCGCCAAAGCTGAAGATCTTTGGAAAGTTTTGACAATTTAGGAAAAAGTAGAACATatgaaaaacaacaagaaaatgtaaaaaaaacttgataaaatgataaaattgatgttttaataaatgaagataaataattttagttccaaattttaaagaaaaaataatgtaaacataatgagaaaaaaagtgaaagattTATTGTGGATTTCTAtcaaaaaaagggggaaaacagttttttttcgttttcattgTTTGGAATGTtctttttatcttgttttttcaaaaaagatgtgttttttgtgcCTACAGTTCCAAGTATGGCAAACACGTGCATAGGTTTAATTGTGGTAAGACATTGTTATTAACTTATTATCAAACTCTCTTAGCCTACAGTTGACAAGAACAGTTATTATTTTCTACACCTGGTACTTGAGATTTTGGAGGCTGGATACGAACTGTTACTATTTTCagcttcatttcattttaatccCTAGCAGACAGAAACACAATGATGTCAAGAAAGAACTAAGGCAATGGCTCCAAATTACTGGATTGATTCTCCCAATGTAAGGTTCTCTATACAGCAGCAAAGTTGGTCTCTACCAGTGCGCAGAGCAACAATCGGCACTCTAattgaaataagcaaataaatCATAGCCATAAAATGTTCtgcatttttaaaaactttaaattattcataaaaaaaaggaatgcaCTAGAGCCATGCATAGAAGCAAAACTAGGCACTAATGATAGAAGATATTCctgaaataaacaaataaatcatATCCCTGAAATATTTGCTTCTTTAAGAACTTTAAATTAGTCATCAAGAAAATGAATACCACCAGACCGATGCATAAAACAGAACCTAGGTTTTGCAAAATGATAGAAGACATTCATCAGTTAACATGCATTACATGAAACAgtaaatggaaaaggaagctACAAGGTATCTTAATGACCCCTGGTATTTTGCCTTGGAAATTGTGAGCATTAGGGGGcatatttttttccattcattgTTTCATGTAATGCATGTTAACTTATGAATGTCTTTTATCATTTTGCAGTGCCTAGTTCTGTTTTTATGCATGACTTTTAGTGGTATTCCTTTTTTTGATGAataatttaaagtttttaaagatTTCGAATATTTCATGGCTATGatttatttgcttttatttagGGTGCCGATTGTTGCTCTGCCCAACGGTAGGGACCACCTTTTCAGTGAGAAAATTTATTCTTTATAGGGATATACAGATCTCTGCAGTGTGGAAATTGCCATAGCAGCTGTGGTATCTGTCCTTATCTATCCTAACGAGTCTTGTacatgggggggggggggtattGTGGGATACCTTTTGTAAAGTaactatgaaaaagaaaaggttacaATGCACCCATGTATTGggtgacaatttttttttataaatttaaagttACATGAATTTCTTAAGGTTGAATATTATGTTTCATGTGGAAGACATTCTTACAcatttaaagttaaaaaaaaaaacttgagctggtttcatgcaataaaaaataagagtTTCTTTTTATACGATCCTATGTTTAttctcaaaaattaaaaaaagagagaaagttaAAGAGACCGGAAAGCTTGTTTAGTTTGATATTCTATTGCCATTGGAGTAATTTAAGTGGTCAATTTTGATTAATTCCAATGAAAGGATTTCTTCCTGGTAGGCAACATATTTTTGGGTTTTTCATGCTTATGCTATTCatggtttttatatttttatattttttaatattttgtaatttgtctgattgtaaaaatttttgaattaacaattttttatgttgcaTTTCCAGGTTATGTCACACATTTTATAACATCGGTTCTAACTTCTAATTATAACAAAACTTAACTGGTAGCTGCAATCGTACGTGGCAGCAAGTTTCTGCCTGGTATAGGTGTAACATGCACTGAGAGTGAGTGAGTTGGTGATGAGGACGTAAATAAGAGATAGTGTTGTCAGGAGTTTAATGGCTTTTATGTTAGGCCTTGCATCACGTTTAATGAGTTATCAGACACTCTATTAGTAGGGTTGATCTTGTGTCTGTTGTCCACCTATATGTGGATACATACCTCGTAAGATTTTCATCTCAATGGTTTAACGCAGGGCTTTCATATGGCACTGATGACACCAGCCTAAGGGATGCATTTTCCAGCTACGGGGAGGTTATTGAAGGTATGTTATCTTACGGTGAAAATTCCGTGATATTGCGTTGATGAGTTTTCTAAAAGATCTCATTGTGAAAATGTTGGGAGTTGTGGATGCCTTGTTATCTTTTATTAATTCTAGTTTGGCTCTTTCAGAACAAGGACATGTTTTTTGATGTAGTATCTTTGTCGTCTGACATGTAGTacatatttttttgctttcagcGAGGGTCATCATGGATCGGGAAACTGGTAGATCTCGAGGTTTTGGTTTTATAACCTTTACATCGTCTGACGAAGCTTCTTCTGCTATTAGTGCTATGGACGGCAAGGTatgatttttatgatttataaTCATTTGTGACTTTGTATTTTTACGAGTGAATTTGTTGAGGGTTGGTTCCCATTGGTTATTCATCTTAGCCGGTTTTGAGAACCGGAATACTAGTTTTATTGTCTTTGTTGTCTGAATCTCACTAGACATGAAAGTATCTCTACCTTTCCGCATCCAGAAGCTTAGAATTAACTGTTTACTTTACCATGTAGGATCTTCATGGGCGGTTAATTCGTGTGAATTATGCGACAGACAGGTCAGGGGGGTTCCGTGGTGGATATGGAGGTGGGGGTGGTGGCTATGGTGGTGGAGGTTATGGGGGCGGTGGGTATGGTGGCGGTGgatatggtggtggtggtggataTGGTGGTGGTGGCTATGGTGGCAATCAAGGTGGGTATGGTGGTGGAAGTAGTGGTGGTGGCTATGGTGGCAATCAAGGTGGGTATGGTGGTGGAAGTAGTGGTGGTGGCTATGGTGGCAATCAAGGTGGGTACGGTGAAGGTGGCAATTATGGTGTTGCTGGAGGTGCTGGTGGCAATGCTGACAACTACAACAGTGGTGGTGGCAGCTATGGTGGAACCGGTGGTTTGAGTTATGGAGGCTCTGGTGGCAGCAGCGGCTATGGTTCTGGTAACCCCGGTGTTGCAGGAGGCAGTGGAAATTATGCCAGCCACGGTGTGGATGATGGAGGCTACAACGTCCCACCACCATCGACTGCTGATCAAGGCCTCGAAGAGCCATTGGAAGGAAATTAcagagatgatgatgatgaacctGATGGCTATGCTGACAAACGGTCTGCCTGAACAGTAATCAGTACGTGTAAAGATTGGCCGAACAATCATCAGACTCTAAGAGAAGCTTGTCGACGATGATCTTTGTGTTCATCGTATTTCTATTCCGGTTTTAGTTTTGTTATTCCTCTGTTTAAATTCTCTACTGGTGAAGTGGAAACAGTTATCAAACGAACGGTTTTGCAAATCAATGGTGACAAAAAAAAGATTCGCTCCTTGTTATGGTTAATGGCTTAATTTGTCATTATAGGTTGCGAATTTTTTATATGGTGGCCGCTTTGATTAAGCTGAGTTTCTCATGGTTGACAAATAGCGGGAAATGCAGAAGCGTTGAAATTTGTACCTGATTTTGTCAACTTCctcttaaacaaaaaattgatgcaAGAACTTTCTCAttaatgttttctctttctttgctgTTCATTCCCTTCTAATACAAAATTGCTATTCCGATGACATGTCTTCAAATGAGAGGAGCATCTTTCGGGCTTCTTTTGCTGAGAGCTTGCCCTTGTTCTTTTCCAATATATGCTTGATTAGCAGCTTGCTATCTTCCTCGTCTTGTTCTTCCACGTCTGGCCAACTTTCATGGAGGTCTGTCAACCCGTTCAGATTTGGGGCTTCCTGCAAGACAGCATCTCTCATTTGTGTGCCTTGTCTCTCCGATTCTGCCATCTTTATGAATTCATCGAAAGCATCATTATAAGCGTCGAGAGCATCTCCGGACAGATTCAGGCGGAGAGGCCGGACAGAACTGTTGTGGTCTTCTTCATCTGTCGCCGATTTGGTGCTCGAAGCTGCAAAATCCAGCCGCTCTTGTGCCTGGTAGGTCCATATTGTGGGGCTCTCGAAAGGCGTGGGCGAGATATCACTGCTTGAGAACCCTGCCTGTAATTGTAGAGATCTGCTCTCCTGGTTTTCTACAGCATCTAGCCGTTTCTGGCTGTGTTGCAGTGCAGTTTCCAGTTCTGCGATCCGTTCCTCAAGTCTTGATTGAATGACTTGGTGAAGTCGGAGGCTGAGCTCTCTAGGAGAAACTGCATAGTCAGATCTATGCATGGGTGTGGAAGTCGAGCTTGATGCGTCAAGATTTGACTCCTCTGAGCTACGTTCTCCTGCGACTACATCTGCCCGGAGCTCTCCTTGAACAATATCTACCATGCAATCTGGATCAAGCTGCTAGATAAGATATCATGGTGTGAGGGATGCTATCGTTTACAGACGAGTAGGATATTGTAATAAGCAATCAGGATCAAGCTGCtacataaaatatgaaatatcaCGGTGTGAGAAGGATGCTTCCGTTTATAGACAGGCAGGAAGGATATTGTTATTACGACATACAGAAGGTGTTGGTGAAGAAATATGGTGAGCCTTAGCACAGAAGCAAAAACCAATTACGTAAACCACCTACCTCAAGGCTCCATTTGGATGATTGTCTAGAAGAGTTGACAAGAACATAATAGAAGTTTTACAAACGATGCTTTTTCCCGTGAAACAAACCAGAAGGCCACGAGAATATGTTTCCCGTGAAACAAACCAGAAGGCCACGAGAATATGCCCCTTTACATGTTTATCATATGTAACGTTGTCGTATCTTATAAGAAATGAATGATCAAATCCTACAAGCATCTGGCCACTCTCTTTTAAAGCTGAGAACTTTGAAGTATTTCATGAGTTGTATATTTTAGAGCTTCAGCATAAAAGGTATGATGTATTTGTAGATTTTCCAGAAATCCACTTAAATAAACGGTTGAAATGAGATAATACCAGTGTGATAGATTTCCataatttaattaattgttcaattttgtttcattttgagggcactgattttcttttctcatgaaATATGAGTGCGCAACCTTTCTTGCTTAGTGTGTCTCTCTGATCTTGCTCCTTCACCTCTTCTGCATCATAATGTAAATTTAGATTATTTACATGCCTCCAAGTCAATTTCTGTTGAAAATGTTCAGTTTTCATGTAGACAACATTGTTAGTTTTTAACAAACCTGACAGCATTAAGTACAAACTAATTAATTTGCATGGTAAGCATCCAATTATAATTTTGCAGTATGGTGTTGATCGAATCACACTCATATGCTTTTTCTTCACAGTTCACACAAATCTATCACCATGCCTTGGAGAATATTGATTTCAGTTTCTGCCTTCATTTTATTAACTAATTTTCATATAGAAATTTCATTTGACACAAggtttttttgtgattttttttcctgatgGTTTTGTGATAATTTTAGTGAAAGAAGACCAACAtactttcttttataaaaactaGTTACTTGTGCCTCAAaattgtctttttgtttttcatgtaaGAACTTGATCTGAAGGTTTGTTTCTCACGATCAAGAAATTGACTAGCCATGAATTTCAAGGGTTCACTGTTTCTTGTGGATTTGATGCAGGTGCACCGGTCCATTACTAGCCAGTAAGAACTCACTGTTGCCCGGGACCAATAATACCCAACCAGACCTAAAGGCCTTTATTGCAGCTTGTATGTTAATGACCATCGATAATCAGCACACAGCTTTCAAAACATAAAAGCATTTCTCAAGAGAAGCAATTTGACAATTTTAAGGAGCACAGAGGTCAgaaagtttaaaaaaagaaagaggaaaccTCAACAAAGCAATATGTAATTTTTCCACCAGTGGGCTAATTCATGCAAGCAAGGAAAGCCACAGTATGCAATTTTTTCTACCATTAGCTAATTTATGCAAGCAACGAAGGCCGTAATATGTAATCTTTTTCCACCATCAGGCTAATTTATGCAGGGGAGGAAGGCAATCATTCAGTCTTCATGATGGAGAAATCATTTAGCGCAGACAGCCAACCATGCAGAAACTGATACTTCAAACAGAAGTAGAGGAAGAATACCATACCTCACTGAGACCAGAGAGCCTTCTTTTATGACCAAAACCTGACATATTCAGTTCAAGTCTCTCCAGTTCTGCTTCAAGTTCTGCCTCAATTTTACTCATAGACTCGGAATCAGCCGTCTTTGGCATATCTATCTCGTCTTCAATGTGATCACAACATTCATCTGGTTCCTTGCTTGTGGAAGACTTTGTAGCTTTTTTGATACTACACTTGCGAGAAGTTCTTTCAGGGGATATGCATGGTTCACTAGCCAACTCTTTTACGGTTAACGAGTCTTTCATTTCAAGCTCCTCTTGCAAATCCTGAACCAAGTTTTCTGTTTGCTTTAGCAACTCATTCAGCTTATTCACTTCACGCTTGCTTGATAAAATTGTTGACATCACACCAACACCAATtccaaaacaaaagagaagaacTGCATCAATTGACCCTATAAGACAATGTTGACAGAA harbors:
- the LOC116257424 gene encoding uncharacterized protein LOC116257424, whose translation is MDMLVVAAAAGAGCLAKYWQDVLGDRGIRSGASGDAFAQSGGNSGINGSGFSSSTNEGHSQKRVVSSEENSLLSRRTQRRFGDPSGEPESLASLDVHQHVGTLSWLPDLEKGGDCRNRVGSGDGSDHVSQEFASTSGLNIEPLMTRVRREGYGSSHLPGSQSKDGDGCEELNDGHNALDKSGRYGPDLDETENVLSNEFSPRISDGRHRFCRNRSLLQRRWSHGYSMKPMTALESCLVAQLYREPVEMEEYVFSSPRSPSAGVLRPFIVTKDNQIFSSTAENDQQHLRLPSGLCADRLGYGSELLDNGHTLTGIPPLPAAGSKDSQRKEKQQRKKVLHGEVNASSATHSKKDLRSQGSIDAVLLFCFGIGVGVMSTILSSKREVNKLNELLKQTENLVQDLQEELEMKDSLTVKELASEPCISPERTSRKCSIKKATKSSTSKEPDECCDHIEDEIDMPKTADSESMSKIEAELEAELERLELNMSGFGHKRRLSGLSELDPDCMVDIVQGELRADVVAGERSSEESNLDASSSTSTPMHRSDYAVSPRELSLRLHQVIQSRLEERIAELETALQHSQKRLDAVENQESRSLQLQAGFSSSDISPTPFESPTIWTYQAQERLDFAASSTKSATDEEDHNSSVRPLRLNLSGDALDAYNDAFDEFIKMAESERQGTQMRDAVLQEAPNLNGLTDLHESWPDVEEQDEEDSKLLIKHILEKNKGKLSAKEARKMLLSFEDMSSE
- the LOC116257425 gene encoding glycine-rich RNA-binding protein 2, mitochondrial; protein product: MAFASKIGNLLKQTVSRHVGSGTSSPANPSLFQALRFMSSSKLFVGGLSYGTDDTSLRDAFSSYGEVIEARVIMDRETGRSRGFGFITFTSSDEASSAISAMDGKDLHGRLIRVNYATDRSGGFRGGYGGGGGGYGGGGYGGGGYGGGGYGGGGGYGGGGYGGNQGGYGGGSSGGGYGGNQGGYGGGSSGGGYGGNQGGYGEGGNYGVAGGAGGNADNYNSGGGSYGGTGGLSYGGSGGSSGYGSGNPGVAGGSGNYASHGVDDGGYNVPPPSTADQGLEEPLEGNYRDDDDEPDGYADKRSA